From the Aspergillus puulaauensis MK2 DNA, chromosome 1, nearly complete sequence genome, the window TCAAAATCGTTGATTGCAGCAATGAGCTCCCGGGCCTGAAGAGAGTTCCTGGGTTGAAGTCATGGAAGGTGATGGACCGGGAGAGCCGTTTGTGGAACAACTGGGGAGAGatcgaggagaagagggcagAATCAGGCATTGCTGGTCTTGGCCGAATCGCAGAGGGCATGTTCCCGCCACCCAGCGAAATGCCACTGGACAGATGTATGCGCATCTATCCTCACCTGCAGAACACTGGTGGTTTCTTCATTACAGTTCTGGAGAAGCAGTCTGAGATCCGTGCCAAGCCAGAGGATTCATCCAAGGTGATCCCCAAGGGCACCGTGGCTGCTCTTACCGAGGAACTTGAGGCCAAGCAGAAGAATGGAACCGGAGAGCCTCTCGAGAAGATAGACGCTCTCGACGACCTTGTGCCTCACGACAAGGCGgccgacttggagaaggaaaagaatgcGTCCGTCGCTGAAGCTACCCACCAAATACCGTACTCTGCTTCCGACCAGTTTTCCTCAGTTAAGCGGAGTGCCGACGGTCTAGAAGAATCACTTCCcgtgaagaagacaaagCTCGACGACGGCACCGAAGTCGTGATCGGAGACCGTCCTATCCACCAACCCCCACCTGCCCAGGAGGTTGAGACCACAGAAACATCCGATGCCATTCCCACTCCTGGACCCTCAGATACGCCCCAGGTATCGTCAGCACCGGAAGCTCAACCAAAGCCCCTCCAGAAGCGGAAACCCGGTCAGCCCATTGAGGAGCCCTTCAGGTACCTGGATCCAAACCACCCAGAACTCCTCCCGATCTTCAAGTTCTTCGAGATTTCAGACCGCTTCCCTCGTGATCGGTTCATGGTCCGCAATGTCGAGGCGAACCCCTCAAGAACGGTCTACTACACTAGCGCTCTCGCTCGGGACATCTTAGTTGCCAACCAAGGCCACGGTATCAAGTTCGTCCACTGCGGTGTCAAGATGTTTGTGAAGCAGGATGCACAGCGCCTTGATGTGTGCCGGTGGCGCATTCAGACAGACGGTCTGCGAATGGTCGAGCCCTGGCTCGGCCCCTCTAGGGCAGTCACTCTGACCCAGAAGGAGACCTTCCGGAAACTCCTCGTGGAGATGTTCCCCAAGGTCGACGGCGGTGGCTGGCAAAATCTCGGCGAGATTGGTGAGCGCGTGAGGGACATCCCTATGGGATGTAGTATCATCTATATCAACCCGAAAGGGGATGACAAATTCAGGTATGTTTCGTAAATgacttatttaatatttgAGTGGTTTTCGCTAATTTGCACAGTGAGCGAATGGTTCTCCCGCTTTGGCGATCTCTGCACTCCATCAACCTCATGCTTCCCAAAGAAGACCGCCGTGCGTTGCTTCTTCGGCTCTTCAACGACACCACCCCGGTAATGAACACGACGCAGAAGCGCACGGAGGCCGAGGCCAAGGGCTCTGACGCTGCCGTAGAAGCCATCGCAACAGAGGAAGAGGCAATCAAGGAAGAGAACGCCGCCattggcgaggatgagcaggagcagaTGGACACACGGGAAACATACACGCAGGcgaatgaggaagaggatcgcTTCAATACTACTGTATAATTCTTCTTTAGGGTTAACATATACCGAACAAAAGCTTACGATTTCTGGCACTGACAAATTGTAACAAGTAGATCCTTAGGTTGAAGTGGGAGCCTGTCTACCTATTTTTTAGTTCCTACTTATAGAAGGCACGCGTCAACACTGCTCCTTCCCCATCGGGTGTTATAGCCTGAGGTGTCGATGTTGCCCTCGAAAGACAGAGGAACTCCCATTCAACACCGGAGTTGTATGATGCTTGCATAAGTACTAAGGTACGGTAGTGCGTGCTCCGGAGAACTCGGATAATAGAGTTGCTTTAATGAGGACGGACTCCGGTATTAATCACCCAACCGGATAATTAGGAGCTGGCAATTTACATCCCTGTCAATCGCATTCAGCAACTTTGAAAACCGCGCTCTGGGGTTTGTAAAACCGGTGAAAACTGGATACCAGCGGATGGAAGAAAATACACTGCTCGTTGAGTATGGTTATTGAATAACTGCTGGTGGCCAGTTTCAATCGAGAATGTCCATATACAAGAAAGAATGTTGATGGAGGGCTACCGTGTGAGATGCGGAGAAATTCCCCCGCGATCGACTGgtctcatctccatccccctcGTCTTTCCAGGCTTGAGAACAATTTAGCGAGATGAAGCACTCCAACTTGCCATTGGACGCCAGTACATCTTCTCCCGTCTCGACTAAGGTATGGTTAAGATTACTCGTCTTGCATCATTGGGACCGGGTGTCCGCACGCAATTAACTCACCATGAGGGGAGAGGCGGGGGTGagagaaataaaagataaataGGTAATTGCCTCTCCCCTGGAAATTAGCCTTCTGATGTTTGTCAGCTAAGGCAttttagttaactaactatcACCATGAGACTGTTCTCCGTCGGTGCCGCTGCACTGCTGGCAGCTCAGGCCTTCGGTGCTTCTCTTACGCATAAGCTCAATGGCTTCACGATCACCGAGCATCCGGATCCTGAGAAGCGCGATATTTTACAGAAATATGTATGTCTGCGCTTTCTTTTGTTCCAGTGGCTTGGTTTGATGTGGCTAATTGAATGGGCAGGTTACCTGGGATGACAAGTCCATCTTCGTCAACGGCGAGAGGGTCATGCTCTTTTCTGCGGAAATTCATCCGTGGAGGTATTTATCTATTCCAAGTCTTACCTGTATTGTTTTGATTGAGTGCATGTACTGATCCTAGAAGACTCCCAGTACCCTCGCTGTGGAAGGACATCCTGCAAAAAGTCAAAGCCCTCGGCTTCAACTGCGTCTCGATCTATGTCGACTGGGCCCTGCTTGAAGCAAAGCCTGGCGAGTACCGAGCTGAAGGCGTCTTTGCCTGGGAACCGTTCTTTGACGTCGCAGCTGAGCTGGGTATTTACCTGATTACTCGGCCGGGCCCATACATCAATGCAGAGGCTTCTGGGGGTGGGTTTCCGGGCTGGCTGCAGAGAGTCAACGGAACGCTCCGATCGGCGGATAAGGCCTTTCTAGATGCTACGGAGAAGTAAGTCACCCTGGGTTTTACAGTTGTTTGTGTACTCACTTAGTTCCAGCTATGTGTCTCACATCGGCGCGCTTATTGCCAAGTACCAGATCACCAATGGTGGACCGGTGATCCTTTACCAGCCTGAAAACGAGTATAGCGGTGCCTGCTGTGGGTCGGAATTTCCTGACCCTGAGTACTTCCAGTATGTCATCGACCAGGCTCGCAGGGCGGGGATCGTAGTGCCGACGATTAGCAACGACGCTTACCCGGGTGGTCATAATGCTCCGGGAACTGGAAAGGGGGAGGCCGATATTTACGGGCATGATAACTATCCGTAAGTGGTGTTTGATGCTCATATTGTAATGCTTTTAAACTAACTTCTGATAGAATCGGGTTTGACTGCGTATGTATATCGCTCGGAAAGAGGCCCCCCCAGCTAACGAATACAGACGAACCCTGATATATGGCCCGAGGGCAATCTGCCAACCGACTACCGCGACTTGCATCTTGAGATGAGCCCGTCAACGCCATACTCGCTTGTCGAGGTGAGTTTGCTTTTTGACTTTAACGAGAAAGACCTAACGACCGCAGTACCAAGCAGGTGCATTCGACCCATGGGGTGGCCCTGGATTCGAGAAATGCGCTGCCCTCGTAGACCACGAGTTTGAAAGAGTGTTCTATAAGAATACGTTTAGCTTTGGAGTCGGCATTCTTTCACTGTATATGGTGAGTTGACACATCCCTCGTATACCTGGCTCAACTAACAGTCCAGACTTTTGGCGGAACGAACTGGGGAAACCTAGGCCATCCAGGGGGATACTCCTCTTATGACTACGGTTCACCCATCACCGAAACACGAGAAATCAACCGAGAAAAGTACAGCGAGCTGAAACTGCTTGGAAATTTTATCAAATCGTCCCCGTCATACCTCCTAGCCACTCCAGGAAACTTGACCAACGCAACATACACCAACACAGCGAGTCTAACCGTGACACCATTAATTGGACACGACACGGGTTCGTTCTTCGTGCTTCGTCACAGCGATTACAGTAGCCAGGAGTCTACTTCCTATAAGCTCCGACTCCCAACTAGTGCCGGGCATGTCACCATTCCTCAACTCGGGGGGTCGTTGGTACTTAACGGCCGTGACTCGAAAGTTCACGTCACTGACTATGACGTTGCTGGAACAAATATCCTCTACTCAACTGCTGAAGTTTTCACGTGGAAGGAGTTCCACGACGGCAAGGTCCTTGTATTGTACGGTGGCCCTGGCGAGCATCATGAATTGGCTGTCTCGGTCAACGCAACCGTGAAATCTCTTGAGGGACCCAAGTCAGGAATTTCTTCTAAACGAATTCGCAACGCCGTGGTGGTTTCTTGGGACGTCGAGCCTGACAGGCGTATCATTCAGATCGACGACCTGAAAATAATCCTTCTTGGTACGTTACCTAGATAATCATTTTTACAGATACTGACAGTATAGATCGGAACTCTGCGTACAATTACTGGGTGCCGCAGATTGGTACCGAGACCAGTATTCCCTATGGTACGGAGAAGGCAGTTGCTGCgtccatcatcgtcaaagCTGGATACCTCATTCGCAATGCTTTTGTTAAGGACCACGGCCTGCACCTCATTGCCGACTTCAATGCCACCACAGCAATCGAAGTAATCGGTGCACCGCAAACAGCAAAGgccctcttcatcaacggcaAGGAAGCGCAGCATACCGTCGACAAGAACGGTATCTGGAAGACAGAAATCCAATACTCAGCCCCGGAGATAACCATCCCCAGTCTCGAGAACTTGGACTGGCAGTACCTCGACACACTCCCAGAAGTCGAAGCGGACTACGACGACTCCGCCTGGCCAGACGCAGATCTGCCCACCAAAAATTCACTCTACCCTCTCAAGACCCCGACGTCCCTCTACGCAAGCGACTACGGCTTTCACGCCGGATACCTTCTTTTCCGCGGTCACTTCACCGCAAATGGCAAGGAGAGCAACTTCTCCATCCAAACTCAGGGCGGACAGGCATTCGGCTCCTCCGTCTGGCTCAGCGGGACATACCTAGGTTCCTGGACGGGCGATAACGACTACCAAGACCACAATGCAACATACACCCTTCCCTCTTCCTTGACTCCAGGAAAGGAATACGTCTTCACAgtcgtcgtcgacaacatGGGCCTAAACGAGAACTGGATcgtcggcgaggacgagatgaagaagccccGCGGAATCCTCAACTACAAACTCTCAGGCCACAACGCCAGCGCCATCACCTGGAAATTAACCGGGAATCTCGGAGGCGAGGACTACGCCGATAAATCGCGCGGCCCGTTAAACGAGGGCGGGCTCTACGCTGAGCGTCGCGGATACCACCAGCCCTACCCGCCTTCCGACACCCAGAAATGGAAATCGGCATC encodes:
- a CDS encoding glycoside hydrolase family 35 protein (CAZy:GH35;~COG:G;~EggNog:ENOG410PGTY;~InterPro:IPR019801,IPR025300,IPR025972,IPR037110, IPR008979,IPR036833,IPR018954,IPR017853,IPR031330, IPR001944;~PFAM:PF13363,PF10435,PF01301,PF13364;~SECRETED:SignalP(1-18);~antiSMASH:Cluster_1.7;~go_function: GO:0004553 - hydrolase activity, hydrolyzing O-glycosyl compounds [Evidence IEA];~go_process: GO:0005975 - carbohydrate metabolic process [Evidence IEA]), whose amino-acid sequence is MRLFSVGAAALLAAQAFGASLTHKLNGFTITEHPDPEKRDILQKYVTWDDKSIFVNGERVMLFSAEIHPWRLPVPSLWKDILQKVKALGFNCVSIYVDWALLEAKPGEYRAEGVFAWEPFFDVAAELGIYLITRPGPYINAEASGGGFPGWLQRVNGTLRSADKAFLDATENYVSHIGALIAKYQITNGGPVILYQPENEYSGACCGSEFPDPEYFQYVIDQARRAGIVVPTISNDAYPGGHNAPGTGKGEADIYGHDNYPIGFDCTNPDIWPEGNLPTDYRDLHLEMSPSTPYSLVEYQAGAFDPWGGPGFEKCAALVDHEFERVFYKNTFSFGVGILSLYMTFGGTNWGNLGHPGGYSSYDYGSPITETREINREKYSELKLLGNFIKSSPSYLLATPGNLTNATYTNTASLTVTPLIGHDTGSFFVLRHSDYSSQESTSYKLRLPTSAGHVTIPQLGGSLVLNGRDSKVHVTDYDVAGTNILYSTAEVFTWKEFHDGKVLVLYGGPGEHHELAVSVNATVKSLEGPKSGISSKRIRNAVVVSWDVEPDRRIIQIDDLKIILLDRNSAYNYWVPQIGTETSIPYGTEKAVAASIIVKAGYLIRNAFVKDHGLHLIADFNATTAIEVIGAPQTAKALFINGKEAQHTVDKNGIWKTEIQYSAPEITIPSLENLDWQYLDTLPEVEADYDDSAWPDADLPTKNSLYPLKTPTSLYASDYGFHAGYLLFRGHFTANGKESNFSIQTQGGQAFGSSVWLSGTYLGSWTGDNDYQDHNATYTLPSSLTPGKEYVFTVVVDNMGLNENWIVGEDEMKKPRGILNYKLSGHNASAITWKLTGNLGGEDYADKSRGPLNEGGLYAERRGYHQPYPPSDTQKWKSASPLDGLKDAGIGFYTASFDLDIPRGWDVPIFFNFANSTTPAPAYRVQLYVNGWQYGKYVNNIGPQTKFPVPEGILNYQGTNWVAVTLWAQESEGARPDSFELSHGRPVRTTLDVELVELERYRPRKGVY
- a CDS encoding tRNA (cytosine-C5-)-methyltransferase (BUSCO:EOG09264FXB;~COG:J;~EggNog:ENOG410PFYD;~InterPro:IPR023267,IPR029063,IPR018314,IPR023270, IPR001678;~PFAM:PF01189;~antiSMASH:Cluster_1.7;~go_function: GO:0003723 - RNA binding [Evidence IEA];~go_function: GO:0008168 - methyltransferase activity [Evidence IEA];~go_function: GO:0016428 - tRNA (cytosine-5-)-methyltransferase activity [Evidence IEA];~go_process: GO:0001510 - RNA methylation [Evidence IEA]) is translated as MGKRDKKKFNKGGKGGGGGGQRQNWQDLPRANAKLENYYNAQGFIPEEEREVFWETLRKDLPNSFRFTGSKGHALSVQERLKDFYIPEITAVQYEGNNVEPPRPVEWYPEGLAWSMTTPKQVIRRFAPFASFQKFLVAETDVGNISRQEVVSMIPPLLMDLRPGMTVLDMCAAPGSKSAQLMELVHVGEEDAMLEVSKQVKEGTVGPEPAGPEGLDDDGRTTGLLIANDSDHKRAHMLVHQMKRLSSPNLIVTNHDATMYPSIRLPPKPNADGKTSPNRYLKFDRILADVPCTGDGTARKNYGVWKDWTPMNAVGLHATQVRILVRALQMLKVGGRVVYSTCSMNPIENEAVVASAIERCGGTEKVKIVDCSNELPGLKRVPGLKSWKVMDRESRLWNNWGEIEEKRAESGIAGLGRIAEGMFPPPSEMPLDRCMRIYPHLQNTGGFFITVLEKQSEIRAKPEDSSKVIPKGTVAALTEELEAKQKNGTGEPLEKIDALDDLVPHDKAADLEKEKNASVAEATHQIPYSASDQFSSVKRSADGLEESLPVKKTKLDDGTEVVIGDRPIHQPPPAQEVETTETSDAIPTPGPSDTPQVSSAPEAQPKPLQKRKPGQPIEEPFRYLDPNHPELLPIFKFFEISDRFPRDRFMVRNVEANPSRTVYYTSALARDILVANQGHGIKFVHCGVKMFVKQDAQRLDVCRWRIQTDGLRMVEPWLGPSRAVTLTQKETFRKLLVEMFPKVDGGGWQNLGEIGERVRDIPMGCSIIYINPKGDDKFSERMVLPLWRSLHSINLMLPKEDRRALLLRLFNDTTPVMNTTQKRTEAEAKGSDAAVEAIATEEEAIKEENAAIGEDEQEQMDTRETYTQANEEEDRFNTTV